The bacterium nucleotide sequence CGGCGCGAAGGGCTGCGTCGAGCTTGTCGAAGTGGTGCAGATCGCCCTTGACGACCGCCGTCAGATGCGGGACGCGCCGGACGTCGCCGCGGTTGTCGAAGGCGAGCTTGCCGGTGACCCCGTCGAGCGAGAGCGCGCCGAGCTGCGTCCGCACCTCGCCCGCCGTGCCGCGCTGCGTCTTCCGCAGCGCGGCGACCATCGCCTGCATCGCGTCGTAGCCGTAAGCCGCGTAGACCCCGGGGGCGCGGTTGTACTTGCGCTGGAACGCCTCGGTGAAGCTCTTGATCTTGGGCGCCGAGCCCTCGAGCTCGAACGCCGCCTGGGGGAAGATCAGCCGCTCGGCGGCCGGGCCGGCGAGCTTGACGATGTCGGAAGTCACGGCCGAGCTGGCCAGCTTCACGCCGTCGAACTTCTCCGCGTCGAGCGCCTGGCAGAGGGCGGCCACCTCGTTCACGAGCCCCGCGATGTAGACCGCGCGGACCTTCGCCGCGACGACCTTCTTCGCCAGCTCCTTCGCGCGGTCCGCCGCCAGCGGCGCGTCGAACGACTCCTGCACGGCGATCTTCACGCCGTCGGCCGTCATCTGCGCCGCGAACAGCTCGGAGAGCGAGCGCCCGAACGTCTCGTTGTAGGTCAGGACCGCGACCTCGGCGAGACCGAGGTTCCGCACCGCGGCCCCGATCTGCTGCGTCTCGGCGGCGTCGTTGGGGTAGACCCGGAAGAACCAGCCCCCGCCCTGCGCCGTCAGCGACGGGGCCGAGGCGGAGGGGCTGATCATCACGACTTCCTTTTCGACGAGGAAGGGAATGACCGCCTGCGCGACGCCGGACGTGAGGCCGCCGAGAAGCAGGTTGGCCTGCGTCACGCCGACCAGGTTCTTCGCCGCGGCGAGCGAGGCGTCCGGCTTCCCGCCGTCGTCGCGGTAGGAGAGGGCGAGCCGCCGCCCCTCGGGGAACCCGCCCTGCTCGACCGCCTCGGCGTAGGCGAGGTCGATCCCCATCCGGACCGCCTTGCCGTATTCCGCCGCCGGTCCCGTTTCGGAGATCACGACGCCGAGGACGATCGGCGAGCGTTCGACGCACGCCGCCCAGAGCGAGACGGCGACGACGAGAACGACGAGCCCGAGGAGCGTGGTCGCGGAGCGCCCGGTCATCGGAACCTCCTCCCGCGGGCCCCTCGACGCCGACGACGCGCGGCGGCCGCCCCTCCTGCGGGCGGAACGCCGACGAATTCCCGAACCGCGAGGCCCGCCTTGCAACGGCCCGCGCGCCCCCAAACGCGCGCGGAACGACCCTCGCCGACCGGCGTCTCGGCGGAAATGTACGCTCTGGCCCCCGCGGGGCGGGACGATCGTGCGCCCGGGGCGGCGACTGACTTCAGGGCAGCGGACGGCCGACCGCGGCGTCCACGCGCGCGAGGTGCTTGAGCATCCGCAGCCGCAGCACTTCCACTTCCCCTTCGGGGAGCGCGGTCCGCAGTTCCCCGTTCAGCTCGTCGAGCTTGCGCCGCGCCCGGTCCACGTCGATTTCGGCCCCGCGCTCGCACGTCTCGGCGAGGACCGAAACCCTGTCCGGACCGACCTCGGCGTACCCGCCGGAAATCGCGAGGGCCTCCCGCCGGTCCCCGACGCGGGCGACGGCGATCCCCGGGCCGAGCTCCGCGAGGAGCGGGGCGTGCCCGGGCAGGACGCCGAACGAGCCCAGCGCGCCGGGCAGCACGACCTCGTCCACGTCCCGGGCGAGAATGCGCCGCTCGGGGGTGACGATCTCGAGGTGGATCTTCTCCGGCAGGGACATGCGCCCGTCCGCGGAGCGGCGCGCGGCCGCCCCCGTCAAGCCGCGCGGCTATTCGGCCGCGCGGATCTTCTTCGCCTTCTCCACCGCCTCTTCCACCGTGCCGACCATGTAGAACGCCTGCTCCGGCAGGTCGTCGTGCTTGCCGTCCACGATCTCGCGGAAGCTGCGGATCGTGTCGGCCAGCTCGACGTAGCGGCCGGGGAAGCCGGTGAACTGCTCGGCGACGAAGAACGGCTGGGACATGAACTTCTGCAGCTTGCGCGCCCTGGCGACGAGCTGCTTGTCGTCCTCCGAGAGCTCGTCCATGCCGAGGATGGCGATGATGTCCTGCAGCTCCTTGTACCGCTGGAGGACCTGCTGGACGTCGCGCGCCGTGCGGTAGTGCTCCTCGCCGAGGATCCGCGGGTCGAGGATGCGGCTGGTCGAGGCCAGCGGATCGACGGCCGGGTAGATGCCCAGCTCGGAGATCTGGCGGCTGAGGTTCGTCGAGGCGTCGAGGTGGGCGAAGGTCGTCGCCGGCGCCGGGTCGGTGTAGTCGTCGGCGGGGACGTAGATCGCCTGCACCGAGGTGATCGACCCCTTCTTGGTCGAGGTGATCCGCTCCTGCAGCTCGCCCATCTCCGTGGCCAAGGTCGGCTGGTAGCCGACGGCCGACGGCATGCGGCCGAGCAGCGCCGAGACCTCGGAGCCGGCCTGGGTGAAGCGGAAGATGT carries:
- a CDS encoding branched-chain amino acid ABC transporter substrate-binding protein encodes the protein MTGRSATTLLGLVVLVVAVSLWAACVERSPIVLGVVISETGPAAEYGKAVRMGIDLAYAEAVEQGGFPEGRRLALSYRDDGGKPDASLAAAKNLVGVTQANLLLGGLTSGVAQAVIPFLVEKEVVMISPSASAPSLTAQGGGWFFRVYPNDAAETQQIGAAVRNLGLAEVAVLTYNETFGRSLSELFAAQMTADGVKIAVQESFDAPLAADRAKELAKKVVAAKVRAVYIAGLVNEVAALCQALDAEKFDGVKLASSAVTSDIVKLAGPAAERLIFPQAAFELEGSAPKIKSFTEAFQRKYNRAPGVYAAYGYDAMQAMVAALRKTQRGTAGEVRTQLGALSLDGVTGKLAFDNRGDVRRVPHLTAVVKGDLHHFDKLDAALRA
- the atpC gene encoding ATP synthase F1 subunit epsilon translates to MSLPEKIHLEIVTPERRILARDVDEVVLPGALGSFGVLPGHAPLLAELGPGIAVARVGDRREALAISGGYAEVGPDRVSVLAETCERGAEIDVDRARRKLDELNGELRTALPEGEVEVLRLRMLKHLARVDAAVGRPLP